The DNA segment GGTGTATGCCATATTCTGATTTGCTCTTGGGGAAGAAGTGAGTCAAATGCTGCTCGGATAGGTTCAATGGTTTCAGGAAATAGGCCATTGAGTGCCAATATGACTTCATGCTCTCCTTTATTGCGCAAGATTGCTTGCGTCAGCGATAGACAATAGCGCCCAATCGCTTGTTTGGTATCGTTGCTTTGAACACCTTGCAAATCAATAACGATACGCATTATGTAACCTTCCTTGAGCTCATTTCGGCTGCGGCTTTAAACTTATAATAAATATTTTTAACATTGGTCGAAACAAATAGCAGTCGTTCAGTATCTGAGATCATTCCTTGTATGGCAATATCTAGTTCGAGTGCAATAGCACTGTCATGACCACCTTCAGGTGAAAATCTCAGTTGTTTAAGAATACCTAGCTTACTCTCACCATTGCTCAATTGCTGTAAGTTTGACTGCAATCCACTCGGATCAGGTGGTCTACGAAGCAACGCTTCATAAGCATTGTGAACAAACTCATCATCGTTGAATTCTAATAATGAGTTAAGGGTAAGTGTTGTATTCGGGCTTGCTTGAATTGGCATTTTCATTTCCCCTAGCGATAGATCGTGAAGCTTTAAGTTGCGGCACTACGTCAATTCCTTGAAACTAATTTCAAAAAATGTAGCTAAAACTTTAAAATCACCATCTAATTTGATACATTAATTTTTAATCGGTCAGTTAAAATAATCGTTCTTTATTACTATAATTTTCACAACACGCTTTCATCTATAATATTTATCGATCTTGCTTTATTCTAGTAATAGGAACTTTACTTGTTTTATTGATTCTAAAACTAGATATCTATCTATGTATAGTCCTAAAGCTCATCTAGAGTCAAATCTTTTGGGTAGAATAGTAAATAAATATATTAAATTTGTAAAAAATATGGTCCACAGCAAGGGTTTTGAGGCGAATTAGTTTTTTTGCGTGTATTTATGTAATTTTGGTGCTGTTTTTTTGTCAGTGATTAGACATTTCTTGCTTTTTAAACTCAGGAAGAGTTTGAGGTATGTTGATTTTTTGTTTTCTGGTTATCAATCGTTGAAATTTGAAGAGTGTTAAGGAGATATATAGCTTTCAAGCTATGAAAGCTATATATCTCATTGATTTATATTTTCTTTATTTCATGATTAAACTGTAGTCACTGAGATCAATGTTTTTCATTTGATTTTGGTATTGAGTGGCAAAACCAGGGTACATGGTTGAATTAAAACCATCCTCTGTCAAATACCAACTTTTACAACCTGAGTTCCAGTTGGTTTTGGTCAGACGTTTTTGGATTTTTTGATTATATTCAGCTTGGATCTCGGGCTTGACATCCAGTACTTTAATTTCTTGGTCGATGATGGTTTTGATCAAACGAATTGCATGATCAATCTGTGACTCCATATAAACCAAAGCTGAGTTGTGTCCTGGGCCAGAATTGGGTCCAAAGGTGAAGAACAAGTTTGGAAAGCCGGAAACATTAATGCTTTTATAGGCTTGAGCACCACGGGACCATTCTTCAGCTAGATTACGATTATTGATTCCTGTAATCGGAAATGGTGTCCCCGATTTACTGACATCAAAGCCTGTTGCAAATACGATGCAATCGACGACGTGCTCAACCCCCTCCATGGTCTGTACGCCATGTTCAGTGATTTTTACAATTGGCCAAGTGATGAGT comes from the Aquirhabdus parva genome and includes:
- a CDS encoding DUF4214 domain-containing protein; its protein translation is MPIQASPNTTLTLNSLLEFNDDEFVHNAYEALLRRPPDPSGLQSNLQQLSNGESKLGILKQLRFSPEGGHDSAIALELDIAIQGMISDTERLLFVSTNVKNIYYKFKAAAEMSSRKVT